One Lasioglossum baleicum chromosome 6, iyLasBale1, whole genome shotgun sequence genomic window carries:
- the Cep97 gene encoding centrosomal protein 97kDa isoform X2 encodes MASTESSSCETLDLSGQGLKKLSRCPSDADISTLILDDNELQRLDNLDSYHRITKLSIVRNQLLRMYGVSKLHNLVTLNLANNGILTIEGIKDMINLRTLCLAGNNIKSIEHLHTNTKLEHLDLSENSISHTSDISYLKNLKELFLHNNRIITLRQCERYLPTSLETFTLANNNITDLNEMSHLANLKNLIHFSIANNPCVSMTGNSIGFDYRPFVINWCMSLISIDGYPVDPIESLKAEWLYSQGRGRQFRVGEHALLAQYLASVCPLSGESLENETDRKLRLILSKAQHHQQQLNQQSDAGSVHSLSSVGMSPSPATRRRLSHIRTNSPRRAIAPMLTYYEDKCLQSPKFYEAKYCVCHSPCKGTSRNSLRIRSPDRMIASCHTDAMVSSCHTLLNEDHETLMTQSLDPNMLCGTLNNKMLGNPVSSIEETSSPLQAATKLVPVPESLMSPDFRPPSGLSRVLAKTPPSKLTSPCQITMPSKPMTDGDGKAIPIINTVNPMAKTNLSAIKANALVKSNSATNCNIGKPSIAKPIVTNPSNKCPHSVKINNYVQSKTLPGRRSTKNSPNLGRSIQRPKSANDKLKSSLIKKSGDGDAGNATQSSDEDSEVCQAKLDSIRNRAIQRRQEDSNKDQDEAEKAAICIQRMWRGYHTRNLNKKATNVLKTIEMMRTIKYIQKLSTDMEATRTALESEHKLQLLQMQAINALWKKVVSLQPSSNRESANNENENLAQNVDVVTNLAQTCNLLHTQVQQLQDSMSEIKRCMSNMQTKQHLIDNAVATQTEISAVHTPAGEENSFPYTRAHRPQTLPIHQTIHEGNENKSFASNFIDSVLKKVSQSTDTTDDEVNTDILNSNENPELINSNEHADMFKSCEEIGDPEFKDVACSDAKEYDVIDNAVINGEVCEETLCKELHSLIETEITSENGQNLDKAESPEELEIEQV; translated from the exons ATGGCTTCGACGG AATCCTCATCCTGCGAGACACTCGATTTAAGCGGTCAGGGACTTAAAAAGCTCTCCCGTTGTCCGTCGGATGCAGATATCAGTACATTGATCTTAGACGATAATGAGCTCCAGCGTCTCGATAATCTTGATTCTTATCACAGAATTACGAAG CTTTCGATTGTAAGAAACCAATTGTTACGAATGTATGGTGTATCGAAGTTACATAATCTTGTAACTCTGAATTTAGCGAATAATGGTATCTTAACCATAGAAGGCATTAAGGATATGATCAATTTACGAACACTTTGCTTAGCTGGTAACAATATAAAG TCTATCGAGCATTTACACACAAACACAAAATTGGAGCATCTAGATTTGTCGGAGAACAGCATCAGTCATACCTCAGATATTtcgtatttgaaaaatttaaag GAACTTTTCTTGCATAATAATCGCATCATAACATTGCGACAGTGCGAACGCTACTTACCCACTTCGTTAGAAACGTTTACGTTGGCGAATAACAACATTACTGATTTGAATGAAATGTCACATTTAGCTAATCTGAAAAATTTGATCCATTTCTCGATTGCGAATAATCCGTGTGTCAGTATGACAGGTAATAGTAT TGGGTTTGACTATCGTCCTTTTGTTATCAATTGGTGTATGAGCTTAATATCGATCGACGGCTATCCTGTTGATCCTATTGAAAG TTTGAAGGCAGAGTGGCTATATTCTCAGGGACGCGGTAGACAATTCCGTGTTGGTGAACATGCACTGCTTGCACAATACTTAGCGTCTGTCTGCCCTCTCTCCGGTGAGTCGCTCGAAAACGAGACCGACAGGAAGCTTAGGCTGATTCTGAGTAAAGCGCAGCATCATCAGCAGCAATTGAATCAACAAAGCGACGCTGGAAGTGTGCACAGCTTGAGTAGCGTCGGAATGAGTCCTTCACCGGCCACTAGGCGTAGACTTAGTCATATCAGGACAAATTCACCTAGACGTGCCA TTGCGCCAATGTTGACATACTATGAAGATAAATGCTTACAGTCACCAAAATTTTATGAAGCAAAGTACTGTGTGTGCCATTCACCTTGTAAAG GTACCTCGAGAAATTCATTAAGAATACGATCTCCAGACAGGATGATAGCTAGTTGTCACACCGACGCTATGGTCTCATCGTGCCATACTCTTTTGAATGAAGATCACGAGACATTAATGACTCAAAGCTTGGATCCGAATATGCTGTGCGGCACTTTGAACAATAAGATGCTGGGTAACCCTGTGTCGAGTATCGAAG AAACATCTAGTCCTCTACAAGCTGCGACAAAATTGGTACCGGTTCCAGAATCATTAATGAGCCCAGACTTTCGCCCACCTTCCGGTCTGTCACGCGTGCTGGCAAAAACACCACCGAGTAAATTAACATCACCGTGTCAGATCACGATGCCCAGTAAACCCATGACCGACGGAGATGGCAAAGCCATTCCCATAATCAACACAGTGAACCCGATGGCAAAAACGAATCTCAGCGCTATAAAAGCGAACGCACTTGTAAAAAGTAACTCTGCGACCAATTGCAACATCGGCAAGCCAAGTATTGCTAAACCTATCGTTACGAATCCTAGTAATAAGTGTCCGCATAGCGTGAAGATTAATAACTATGTTCAAAGTAAAACGTTACCGGGACGACGGAGTACAAAGAATTCGCCAAATCTAGGTAGAAGCATACAAAGGCCAAAGAGTGCTAATGATAAACTTAAAAGTAGTTTAATTAAGAAAAGCGGAGACGGGGACGCAGGTAATGCTACCCAGAGCAGTGATGAGGACAGCGAAGTGTGCCAAGCGAAGTTAGACAGTATTCGCAACAGGGCCATCCAGAGAAGACAAGAAGATAGTAATAAAG ATCAAGACGAAGCGGAGAAAGCAGCGATATGCATCCAGAGGATGTGGAGAGGCTACCATACTAGGAATCTTAATAAAAAGGCGACTAACGTTTTGAAGACTATCGAAATGATGAGGACGATTAAATATATCCA AAAACTTTCGACCGACATGGAGGCCACCAGAACAGCTTTAGAGAGCGAGCATAAATTGCAGCTATTACAAATGCAAGCGATCAATGCGTTATGGAAAAAAGTTGTTAGTCTGCAGCCTAGTAGTAATCGAGAGTCTgcaaataatgaaaatgaaaatctaGCGCAAAATGTAGACGTTGTAACCAATTTAGCGCAGACATGTAATTTATTGCATACTCAG GTTCAACAATTACAAGATTCCATGTCGGAGATAAAACGATGCATGTCGAACATGCAAACGAAACAACATCTGATCGACAACGCTGTCGCAACTCAAACTGAGATTTCTGCTGTTCATACACCGGCAGGCGAAGAGAACTCGTTTCCTTACACACGAGCGCACAGACCACAAACATTGCCAATTCATCAAACGATTCACGAAGGCAATGAGAACAAAAGTTTCGCATCTAATTTCATCGACAGCGTATTAAAGAAAGTCTCCCAGTCCACTGACACAACGGACGACGAAGTTAATACAGATATATTGAACTCTAACGAGAATCCagaattaataaattcaaacgaACACGCGGACATGTTCAAAAGTTGCGAGGAGATCGGTGATCCTGAGTTTAAAGATGTAGCGTGTAGCGACGCGAAAGAATACGATGTAATCGATAACGCTGTCATAAATGGCGAGGTTTGCGAGGAAACATTGTGTAAAGAATTGCACAGTTTAATCGAGACGGAAATCACGTCGGAGAATGGCCAAAATCTTGATAAGGCGGAAAGCCCCGAAGAACTTGAGATAGAAcaagtttaa
- the Cep97 gene encoding centrosomal protein 97kDa isoform X3 — MASTESSSCETLDLSGQGLKKLSRCPSDADISTLILDDNELQRLDNLDSYHRITKLSIVRNQLLRMYGVSKLHNLVTLNLANNGILTIEGIKDMINLRTLCLAGNNIKSIEHLHTNTKLEHLDLSENSISHTSDISYLKNLKELFLHNNRIITLRQCERYLPTSLETFTLANNNITDLNEMSHLANLKNLIHFSIANNPCVSMTGNSIGFDYRPFVINWCMSLISIDGYPVDPIESLKAEWLYSQGRGRQFRVGEHALLAQYLASVCPLSGESLENETDRKLRLILSKAQHHQQQLNQQSDAGSVHSLSSVGMSPSPATRRRLSHIRTNSPRRASTSRNSLRIRSPDRMIASCHTDAMVSSCHTLLNEDHETLMTQSLDPNMLCGTLNNKMLGNPVSSIEETSSPLQAATKLVPVPESLMSPDFRPPSGLSRVLAKTPPSKLTSPCQITMPSKPMTDGDGKAIPIINTVNPMAKTNLSAIKANALVKSNSATNCNIGKPSIAKPIVTNPSNKCPHSVKINNYVQSKTLPGRRSTKNSPNLGRSIQRPKSANDKLKSSLIKKSGDGDAGNATQSSDEDSEVCQAKLDSIRNRAIQRRQEDSNKGKRFFKSIAEFSVLVTSSILEADQDEAEKAAICIQRMWRGYHTRNLNKKATNVLKTIEMMRTIKYIQKLSTDMEATRTALESEHKLQLLQMQAINALWKKVVSLQPSSNRESANNENENLAQNVDVVTNLAQTCNLLHTQVQQLQDSMSEIKRCMSNMQTKQHLIDNAVATQTEISAVHTPAGEENSFPYTRAHRPQTLPIHQTIHEGNENKSFASNFIDSVLKKVSQSTDTTDDEVNTDILNSNENPELINSNEHADMFKSCEEIGDPEFKDVACSDAKEYDVIDNAVINGEVCEETLCKELHSLIETEITSENGQNLDKAESPEELEIEQV; from the exons ATGGCTTCGACGG AATCCTCATCCTGCGAGACACTCGATTTAAGCGGTCAGGGACTTAAAAAGCTCTCCCGTTGTCCGTCGGATGCAGATATCAGTACATTGATCTTAGACGATAATGAGCTCCAGCGTCTCGATAATCTTGATTCTTATCACAGAATTACGAAG CTTTCGATTGTAAGAAACCAATTGTTACGAATGTATGGTGTATCGAAGTTACATAATCTTGTAACTCTGAATTTAGCGAATAATGGTATCTTAACCATAGAAGGCATTAAGGATATGATCAATTTACGAACACTTTGCTTAGCTGGTAACAATATAAAG TCTATCGAGCATTTACACACAAACACAAAATTGGAGCATCTAGATTTGTCGGAGAACAGCATCAGTCATACCTCAGATATTtcgtatttgaaaaatttaaag GAACTTTTCTTGCATAATAATCGCATCATAACATTGCGACAGTGCGAACGCTACTTACCCACTTCGTTAGAAACGTTTACGTTGGCGAATAACAACATTACTGATTTGAATGAAATGTCACATTTAGCTAATCTGAAAAATTTGATCCATTTCTCGATTGCGAATAATCCGTGTGTCAGTATGACAGGTAATAGTAT TGGGTTTGACTATCGTCCTTTTGTTATCAATTGGTGTATGAGCTTAATATCGATCGACGGCTATCCTGTTGATCCTATTGAAAG TTTGAAGGCAGAGTGGCTATATTCTCAGGGACGCGGTAGACAATTCCGTGTTGGTGAACATGCACTGCTTGCACAATACTTAGCGTCTGTCTGCCCTCTCTCCGGTGAGTCGCTCGAAAACGAGACCGACAGGAAGCTTAGGCTGATTCTGAGTAAAGCGCAGCATCATCAGCAGCAATTGAATCAACAAAGCGACGCTGGAAGTGTGCACAGCTTGAGTAGCGTCGGAATGAGTCCTTCACCGGCCACTAGGCGTAGACTTAGTCATATCAGGACAAATTCACCTAGACGTGCCA GTACCTCGAGAAATTCATTAAGAATACGATCTCCAGACAGGATGATAGCTAGTTGTCACACCGACGCTATGGTCTCATCGTGCCATACTCTTTTGAATGAAGATCACGAGACATTAATGACTCAAAGCTTGGATCCGAATATGCTGTGCGGCACTTTGAACAATAAGATGCTGGGTAACCCTGTGTCGAGTATCGAAG AAACATCTAGTCCTCTACAAGCTGCGACAAAATTGGTACCGGTTCCAGAATCATTAATGAGCCCAGACTTTCGCCCACCTTCCGGTCTGTCACGCGTGCTGGCAAAAACACCACCGAGTAAATTAACATCACCGTGTCAGATCACGATGCCCAGTAAACCCATGACCGACGGAGATGGCAAAGCCATTCCCATAATCAACACAGTGAACCCGATGGCAAAAACGAATCTCAGCGCTATAAAAGCGAACGCACTTGTAAAAAGTAACTCTGCGACCAATTGCAACATCGGCAAGCCAAGTATTGCTAAACCTATCGTTACGAATCCTAGTAATAAGTGTCCGCATAGCGTGAAGATTAATAACTATGTTCAAAGTAAAACGTTACCGGGACGACGGAGTACAAAGAATTCGCCAAATCTAGGTAGAAGCATACAAAGGCCAAAGAGTGCTAATGATAAACTTAAAAGTAGTTTAATTAAGAAAAGCGGAGACGGGGACGCAGGTAATGCTACCCAGAGCAGTGATGAGGACAGCGAAGTGTGCCAAGCGAAGTTAGACAGTATTCGCAACAGGGCCATCCAGAGAAGACAAGAAGATAGTAATAAAGGTAAGAGGTTTTTCAAAAGTATTGCAGAGTTTTCGGTCCTTGTTACATCTTCCATTTTGGAAGCAGATCAAGACGAAGCGGAGAAAGCAGCGATATGCATCCAGAGGATGTGGAGAGGCTACCATACTAGGAATCTTAATAAAAAGGCGACTAACGTTTTGAAGACTATCGAAATGATGAGGACGATTAAATATATCCA AAAACTTTCGACCGACATGGAGGCCACCAGAACAGCTTTAGAGAGCGAGCATAAATTGCAGCTATTACAAATGCAAGCGATCAATGCGTTATGGAAAAAAGTTGTTAGTCTGCAGCCTAGTAGTAATCGAGAGTCTgcaaataatgaaaatgaaaatctaGCGCAAAATGTAGACGTTGTAACCAATTTAGCGCAGACATGTAATTTATTGCATACTCAG GTTCAACAATTACAAGATTCCATGTCGGAGATAAAACGATGCATGTCGAACATGCAAACGAAACAACATCTGATCGACAACGCTGTCGCAACTCAAACTGAGATTTCTGCTGTTCATACACCGGCAGGCGAAGAGAACTCGTTTCCTTACACACGAGCGCACAGACCACAAACATTGCCAATTCATCAAACGATTCACGAAGGCAATGAGAACAAAAGTTTCGCATCTAATTTCATCGACAGCGTATTAAAGAAAGTCTCCCAGTCCACTGACACAACGGACGACGAAGTTAATACAGATATATTGAACTCTAACGAGAATCCagaattaataaattcaaacgaACACGCGGACATGTTCAAAAGTTGCGAGGAGATCGGTGATCCTGAGTTTAAAGATGTAGCGTGTAGCGACGCGAAAGAATACGATGTAATCGATAACGCTGTCATAAATGGCGAGGTTTGCGAGGAAACATTGTGTAAAGAATTGCACAGTTTAATCGAGACGGAAATCACGTCGGAGAATGGCCAAAATCTTGATAAGGCGGAAAGCCCCGAAGAACTTGAGATAGAAcaagtttaa
- the Cep97 gene encoding centrosomal protein 97kDa isoform X6, translated as MASTESSSCETLDLSGQGLKKLSRCPSDADISTLILDDNELQRLDNLDSYHRITKLSIVRNQLLRMYGVSKLHNLVTLNLANNGILTIEGIKDMINLRTLCLAGNNIKSIEHLHTNTKLEHLDLSENSISHTSDISYLKNLKELFLHNNRIITLRQCERYLPTSLETFTLANNNITDLNEMSHLANLKNLIHFSIANNPCVSMTGNSTSRNSLRIRSPDRMIASCHTDAMVSSCHTLLNEDHETLMTQSLDPNMLCGTLNNKMLGNPVSSIEETSSPLQAATKLVPVPESLMSPDFRPPSGLSRVLAKTPPSKLTSPCQITMPSKPMTDGDGKAIPIINTVNPMAKTNLSAIKANALVKSNSATNCNIGKPSIAKPIVTNPSNKCPHSVKINNYVQSKTLPGRRSTKNSPNLGRSIQRPKSANDKLKSSLIKKSGDGDAGNATQSSDEDSEVCQAKLDSIRNRAIQRRQEDSNKGKRFFKSIAEFSVLVTSSILEADQDEAEKAAICIQRMWRGYHTRNLNKKATNVLKTIEMMRTIKYIQKLSTDMEATRTALESEHKLQLLQMQAINALWKKVVSLQPSSNRESANNENENLAQNVDVVTNLAQTCNLLHTQVQQLQDSMSEIKRCMSNMQTKQHLIDNAVATQTEISAVHTPAGEENSFPYTRAHRPQTLPIHQTIHEGNENKSFASNFIDSVLKKVSQSTDTTDDEVNTDILNSNENPELINSNEHADMFKSCEEIGDPEFKDVACSDAKEYDVIDNAVINGEVCEETLCKELHSLIETEITSENGQNLDKAESPEELEIEQV; from the exons ATGGCTTCGACGG AATCCTCATCCTGCGAGACACTCGATTTAAGCGGTCAGGGACTTAAAAAGCTCTCCCGTTGTCCGTCGGATGCAGATATCAGTACATTGATCTTAGACGATAATGAGCTCCAGCGTCTCGATAATCTTGATTCTTATCACAGAATTACGAAG CTTTCGATTGTAAGAAACCAATTGTTACGAATGTATGGTGTATCGAAGTTACATAATCTTGTAACTCTGAATTTAGCGAATAATGGTATCTTAACCATAGAAGGCATTAAGGATATGATCAATTTACGAACACTTTGCTTAGCTGGTAACAATATAAAG TCTATCGAGCATTTACACACAAACACAAAATTGGAGCATCTAGATTTGTCGGAGAACAGCATCAGTCATACCTCAGATATTtcgtatttgaaaaatttaaag GAACTTTTCTTGCATAATAATCGCATCATAACATTGCGACAGTGCGAACGCTACTTACCCACTTCGTTAGAAACGTTTACGTTGGCGAATAACAACATTACTGATTTGAATGAAATGTCACATTTAGCTAATCTGAAAAATTTGATCCATTTCTCGATTGCGAATAATCCGTGTGTCAGTATGACAGGTAATA GTACCTCGAGAAATTCATTAAGAATACGATCTCCAGACAGGATGATAGCTAGTTGTCACACCGACGCTATGGTCTCATCGTGCCATACTCTTTTGAATGAAGATCACGAGACATTAATGACTCAAAGCTTGGATCCGAATATGCTGTGCGGCACTTTGAACAATAAGATGCTGGGTAACCCTGTGTCGAGTATCGAAG AAACATCTAGTCCTCTACAAGCTGCGACAAAATTGGTACCGGTTCCAGAATCATTAATGAGCCCAGACTTTCGCCCACCTTCCGGTCTGTCACGCGTGCTGGCAAAAACACCACCGAGTAAATTAACATCACCGTGTCAGATCACGATGCCCAGTAAACCCATGACCGACGGAGATGGCAAAGCCATTCCCATAATCAACACAGTGAACCCGATGGCAAAAACGAATCTCAGCGCTATAAAAGCGAACGCACTTGTAAAAAGTAACTCTGCGACCAATTGCAACATCGGCAAGCCAAGTATTGCTAAACCTATCGTTACGAATCCTAGTAATAAGTGTCCGCATAGCGTGAAGATTAATAACTATGTTCAAAGTAAAACGTTACCGGGACGACGGAGTACAAAGAATTCGCCAAATCTAGGTAGAAGCATACAAAGGCCAAAGAGTGCTAATGATAAACTTAAAAGTAGTTTAATTAAGAAAAGCGGAGACGGGGACGCAGGTAATGCTACCCAGAGCAGTGATGAGGACAGCGAAGTGTGCCAAGCGAAGTTAGACAGTATTCGCAACAGGGCCATCCAGAGAAGACAAGAAGATAGTAATAAAGGTAAGAGGTTTTTCAAAAGTATTGCAGAGTTTTCGGTCCTTGTTACATCTTCCATTTTGGAAGCAGATCAAGACGAAGCGGAGAAAGCAGCGATATGCATCCAGAGGATGTGGAGAGGCTACCATACTAGGAATCTTAATAAAAAGGCGACTAACGTTTTGAAGACTATCGAAATGATGAGGACGATTAAATATATCCA AAAACTTTCGACCGACATGGAGGCCACCAGAACAGCTTTAGAGAGCGAGCATAAATTGCAGCTATTACAAATGCAAGCGATCAATGCGTTATGGAAAAAAGTTGTTAGTCTGCAGCCTAGTAGTAATCGAGAGTCTgcaaataatgaaaatgaaaatctaGCGCAAAATGTAGACGTTGTAACCAATTTAGCGCAGACATGTAATTTATTGCATACTCAG GTTCAACAATTACAAGATTCCATGTCGGAGATAAAACGATGCATGTCGAACATGCAAACGAAACAACATCTGATCGACAACGCTGTCGCAACTCAAACTGAGATTTCTGCTGTTCATACACCGGCAGGCGAAGAGAACTCGTTTCCTTACACACGAGCGCACAGACCACAAACATTGCCAATTCATCAAACGATTCACGAAGGCAATGAGAACAAAAGTTTCGCATCTAATTTCATCGACAGCGTATTAAAGAAAGTCTCCCAGTCCACTGACACAACGGACGACGAAGTTAATACAGATATATTGAACTCTAACGAGAATCCagaattaataaattcaaacgaACACGCGGACATGTTCAAAAGTTGCGAGGAGATCGGTGATCCTGAGTTTAAAGATGTAGCGTGTAGCGACGCGAAAGAATACGATGTAATCGATAACGCTGTCATAAATGGCGAGGTTTGCGAGGAAACATTGTGTAAAGAATTGCACAGTTTAATCGAGACGGAAATCACGTCGGAGAATGGCCAAAATCTTGATAAGGCGGAAAGCCCCGAAGAACTTGAGATAGAAcaagtttaa